A DNA window from Bacteroides cellulosilyticus contains the following coding sequences:
- a CDS encoding DUF6377 domain-containing protein, whose translation MKIKLLIFLGLALVGIHGMSAPADIPAIDGWTDALDVAIGKHKEYVAVREARIEALRQQLVQTGSETPELFRLNAEMYQEYKAYICDSALYYLSRNLRWAQQHGEQDAADETRIRRAHLMSAAGMYKEASEDLEKINPSKLSPRLLPDYYECYRHLYNELGTYTQDTFRRSRYYGLSTAYGDSLMQVLSPASALYLERKEMKAAGSGQLEEALRINDSRLAGIRPDTPEYALVTYHRSLLYRRLGDRQQEKYYLALSALTDVRLAITDHASLWTLAQLLYEEGDIERAYRYIRFSWDETNHYNARSRSLQTAGILSLIDLTYQAMQEKQNDRLRFYLWMISILSLLLVMAIIWIYRQMKHLSIARSHLEQANEQLQMSNHIKEEYIGRFLKLCSTYIDRLDAYRRMVNKKLSGGQTEELLKMVRSRDVLDTDLKELYENFDTAFLHLFPDFVEKFNQLLQPEERIILRKGELLNTELRIFALIRLGIDDSSQIAEFLRYSVNTIYNYRAKVKNKACVSRDDFEMCVMRIR comes from the coding sequence ATGAAGATAAAACTGCTGATATTTCTAGGCCTGGCTTTAGTTGGCATTCATGGTATGTCGGCTCCGGCCGATATTCCTGCAATAGATGGCTGGACTGATGCTTTGGACGTAGCCATCGGTAAGCACAAAGAATATGTGGCAGTGCGTGAAGCCCGTATTGAGGCGTTGAGGCAGCAATTGGTACAGACCGGTTCGGAAACTCCGGAGCTCTTCCGGCTGAATGCGGAAATGTATCAGGAATACAAAGCATACATCTGCGACTCCGCCCTTTACTATCTGAGCCGTAACCTGCGCTGGGCGCAACAGCACGGTGAGCAGGATGCGGCAGATGAAACCCGTATCCGGAGGGCGCATCTGATGTCAGCGGCAGGTATGTATAAAGAAGCTTCCGAAGATCTGGAAAAGATAAATCCCTCTAAGCTTTCTCCCCGTTTGTTACCCGATTATTATGAATGTTACCGTCATTTGTACAATGAATTGGGGACGTATACGCAGGATACCTTCCGGCGCAGCCGTTATTACGGTTTGTCTACCGCTTATGGAGACTCTCTGATGCAGGTGCTTTCTCCTGCCTCCGCCCTCTACCTGGAACGTAAAGAGATGAAAGCCGCCGGCTCCGGTCAATTGGAGGAGGCTTTGAGGATAAATGATAGCCGTTTGGCGGGCATACGTCCCGATACCCCGGAATATGCGTTGGTCACTTACCACCGTTCCCTGCTTTACCGTAGGTTGGGAGACAGACAGCAGGAAAAGTATTATCTGGCTTTGTCTGCTTTGACAGATGTCCGGCTGGCAATTACCGATCATGCTTCCTTGTGGACCTTGGCGCAACTGCTTTATGAAGAAGGAGACATTGAACGTGCTTACCGCTACATTCGCTTCTCGTGGGATGAAACCAACCACTACAATGCCCGTAGCCGCAGCTTGCAGACGGCAGGCATCCTGTCTCTGATAGACCTTACCTATCAGGCCATGCAGGAGAAGCAGAACGACCGTCTGCGCTTTTATCTTTGGATGATCAGTATCCTGTCCCTGTTGCTGGTTATGGCTATCATCTGGATATATCGGCAGATGAAGCATCTTTCTATAGCCCGCAGTCATCTGGAACAGGCCAATGAACAGTTGCAGATGTCCAATCATATAAAAGAGGAATATATCGGCCGTTTCCTGAAACTGTGTTCTACCTATATCGACCGTCTGGATGCTTACCGACGCATGGTCAACAAAAAACTTTCCGGCGGACAGACGGAGGAACTACTGAAGATGGTGCGTTCAAGAGATGTGCTCGATACTGACCTGAAAGAACTGTACGAGAACTTCGATACTGCCTTCCTCCATCTTTTCCCTGACTTTGTAGAAAAGTTCAATCAGTTGTTGCAGCCTGAAGAACGGATCATACTCCGCAAGGGTGAATTGCTGAATACAGAATTGCGTATTTTTGCCTTGATCCGTCTAGGTATTGACGATAGTTCGCAGATTGCCGAGTTCCTTCGTTATTCCGTCAATACAATCTATAATTACCGCGCTAAAGTGAAAAATAAAGCGTGCGTCTCGCGGGATGACTTTGAAATGTGCGTTATGAGGATACGCTAA
- a CDS encoding KilA-N domain-containing protein: MAKKAVLQVKDITIRTLLQNGIDYICITDIARQKNPIEPKDVVKNWMRLKNTLEYLGLWEKLNNPDFKGVEFDPLLAEAGSNAFTMSPTRWIEITSAIGIVSKNGAGGGTYAQRDIAFKFASWVSVEFELYLVKEFQRLKEQEQAQIGWSAKRELSKINYRIHTDAIRQNLIPAEVTPQQASRIYASEADVLNVAMFGITALEWRDSHPDLKGNVRDYATVNELICLSNMENLNAVFIGEGLPQHERLVRLNQIAIHQMQVLEDVNKKLLR; the protein is encoded by the coding sequence ATGGCTAAGAAAGCAGTACTTCAAGTGAAGGACATTACGATAAGAACCTTACTGCAAAACGGAATAGATTACATTTGCATTACAGATATAGCCCGTCAGAAAAATCCGATAGAGCCGAAAGATGTCGTTAAGAACTGGATGCGGTTAAAAAACACATTGGAATATCTCGGTTTGTGGGAGAAGCTGAATAATCCGGACTTTAAAGGGGTCGAATTCGACCCCCTTTTAGCAGAAGCAGGCAGCAACGCCTTTACCATGAGCCCCACTCGTTGGATTGAAATAACCAGTGCCATTGGCATCGTCTCTAAGAATGGGGCAGGTGGAGGTACTTATGCACAACGTGATATTGCATTCAAGTTTGCCAGTTGGGTGTCGGTGGAATTTGAATTATACCTTGTCAAGGAGTTCCAGCGCCTCAAAGAGCAGGAACAAGCCCAGATAGGGTGGAGTGCGAAGCGTGAGTTGTCCAAAATCAACTACCGCATTCACACCGACGCCATCCGTCAGAACCTGATCCCAGCAGAAGTTACCCCGCAACAAGCCTCGCGCATCTATGCCAGCGAAGCTGACGTGCTGAACGTAGCCATGTTCGGCATAACCGCCCTCGAATGGCGCGACTCGCACCCCGACCTGAAAGGCAACGTGCGCGACTATGCCACGGTGAACGAACTGATCTGCCTCTCGAACATGGAGAACCTCAATGCCGTATTCATAGGCGAAGGGCTCCCGCAGCACGAACGCCTCGTCCGGCTCAACCAGATAGCCATTCATCAGATGCAGGTGCTGGAAGACGTAAACAAGAAACTGCTGCGATAA
- a CDS encoding glycoside hydrolase family 5 protein: protein MFKSILVGTSLLAASLMLGSCGEKAEKAQEPAAFVTIQGQDLIKPDGTKLFIMGTNLGNWLNPEGYMFKFSKTNSPRFINEMFSQLVGPDFTAEFWKAFKDNYITREDVQFIKNTGANTIRLPFHYKLFTDEDFMGLTTAQDGFARVDSVVEWCREADLYLILDMHDAPGGQTGDNIDDSYGYPWLFESETSQQLYCDIWRKIADRYKNEPVILGYELFNEPIAPYFPNMEELNGKLEDIYKMGVAAIREVDTNHIILLGGAQWNGNFKPFKDSKFDDKIMYTCHRYGGDPTKEAIQSIIDFRDKVNLPMYMGEIGHNTDEWQAAFCQTMRDNNIGYTFWPYKKMDGSSFVGITPPENWANIVYFSEAPRTSYKEIRDARPDQVMARKAMMDFIEACKLKNCVVQEGYIQSLGMKQ, encoded by the coding sequence ATGTTCAAATCAATTTTAGTGGGTACATCCCTCCTTGCCGCCTCCCTGATGTTAGGCAGTTGCGGTGAAAAGGCAGAAAAAGCACAGGAACCTGCCGCGTTTGTAACAATTCAAGGGCAAGACCTGATTAAGCCCGACGGTACGAAACTCTTTATCATGGGTACCAATCTGGGTAACTGGCTGAACCCGGAAGGGTATATGTTTAAGTTCAGCAAGACCAACTCGCCCCGTTTCATCAATGAAATGTTCAGCCAGCTGGTGGGACCCGACTTTACCGCCGAATTCTGGAAAGCGTTTAAAGACAATTACATTACCCGTGAGGACGTACAGTTCATCAAGAACACAGGTGCGAACACTATCCGCCTCCCGTTCCATTATAAACTCTTCACCGATGAGGACTTTATGGGACTGACCACCGCTCAGGACGGCTTTGCCCGTGTGGACAGTGTAGTGGAATGGTGCCGTGAAGCTGACCTTTATCTGATTCTCGATATGCACGATGCTCCGGGCGGACAGACTGGTGATAATATCGATGATAGTTACGGATATCCCTGGCTGTTTGAAAGCGAAACGAGTCAGCAATTGTATTGCGACATTTGGCGCAAGATTGCAGACCGGTATAAGAATGAGCCGGTTATCCTCGGTTATGAGCTTTTCAATGAGCCCATTGCTCCGTACTTCCCCAATATGGAAGAACTGAACGGTAAGCTGGAGGATATCTATAAGATGGGTGTAGCTGCTATCCGTGAGGTGGACACTAACCATATTATCCTGTTGGGTGGTGCACAATGGAATGGTAACTTCAAGCCGTTCAAGGACTCTAAGTTTGATGATAAGATCATGTATACCTGTCACCGCTATGGGGGCGATCCTACAAAAGAAGCTATCCAGAGTATTATTGATTTCCGTGACAAAGTGAATCTGCCGATGTATATGGGCGAAATAGGCCATAACACGGATGAATGGCAGGCCGCTTTCTGCCAGACGATGCGTGACAATAATATAGGCTATACCTTCTGGCCATATAAGAAGATGGATGGTTCCAGTTTCGTCGGTATCACTCCTCCGGAGAATTGGGCGAATATCGTTTATTTCTCCGAGGCTCCCCGTACATCTTATAAGGAAATCCGTGACGCACGTCCCGATCAGGTGATGGCACGCAAGGCAATGATGGACTTTATCGAGGCATGTAAACTGAAGAACTGCGTGGTGCAGGAAGGATATATACAATCGTTAGGTATGAAACAGTGA
- a CDS encoding DUF5009 domain-containing protein encodes MKNLTPQRVAAVDVFRALTMFLMLFVNDIPGLKNIPHWLKHAEMNEDMMGFSDTIFPAFLFCMGMSVSFAIQNRYRKGDTTLQVIAHVFWRTVALIAMGLFSLNSGGIEGGLSHQWFTILMVVGFFLVWAVYPKAEGSKKYLFIAMKVVGVALLAFLVLYKDLNGKPFHQGWWGILGLIGWTYVVCAGIYLFTRESLRKNVIAWLVVVLLAVISHSSLIPQEYGLRVILLPFIPSDWTLHAFGMSGVLTSLLMQKYADREHPRKFITMLCVLGAVMLIAALCSHPYWIISKIQATPSWLFYCLAAFFPLFGLFYWLTDVKGKTPWFDIIKPAGTATLTCYIIPYLWYSVQQLLGLYYPEVLNAGTPGLLRSLIFSLIIVQLTGLLVKAKIKLKV; translated from the coding sequence ATGAAAAACTTAACACCTCAACGAGTGGCGGCGGTCGATGTATTCCGTGCGCTTACTATGTTCCTAATGCTCTTTGTGAATGATATCCCCGGTCTGAAAAACATCCCCCACTGGCTCAAGCATGCCGAAATGAATGAAGATATGATGGGATTTTCCGATACTATTTTCCCCGCATTCTTGTTCTGTATGGGTATGTCCGTTTCTTTTGCCATACAAAACCGTTACCGGAAAGGTGACACTACTTTGCAGGTCATTGCGCACGTCTTCTGGCGTACGGTGGCACTGATTGCAATGGGACTGTTTTCGCTCAATTCGGGCGGCATTGAAGGAGGCCTCTCCCATCAATGGTTCACAATACTGATGGTTGTCGGTTTCTTCCTGGTCTGGGCGGTTTATCCCAAGGCCGAAGGTTCCAAAAAGTACCTTTTCATCGCAATGAAAGTTGTCGGAGTCGCACTGCTGGCGTTCCTTGTACTGTATAAAGATTTAAACGGAAAACCTTTCCACCAAGGTTGGTGGGGCATACTGGGACTTATCGGTTGGACATACGTGGTTTGTGCCGGTATTTATCTGTTTACCCGCGAGAGTTTACGCAAGAATGTAATTGCATGGCTGGTGGTTGTGCTGCTTGCCGTAATCAGCCATTCCAGCCTGATACCGCAGGAGTACGGATTGCGTGTCATCCTGCTGCCTTTCATCCCCAGTGACTGGACACTGCATGCATTCGGCATGTCGGGCGTGCTCACTTCGTTGTTGATGCAGAAATATGCCGACCGCGAACATCCGCGTAAGTTCATCACTATGCTTTGTGTATTGGGTGCCGTCATGCTCATTGCCGCACTTTGCTCGCATCCTTACTGGATTATCTCGAAGATACAGGCCACTCCGAGCTGGTTGTTCTATTGCCTTGCCGCATTCTTCCCGCTGTTCGGATTGTTCTATTGGCTGACGGATGTGAAAGGCAAAACGCCGTGGTTCGATATCATCAAACCTGCCGGAACTGCAACACTGACATGCTATATCATTCCTTATCTATGGTATTCCGTACAGCAGTTATTAGGTTTGTACTATCCCGAAGTGCTGAATGCCGGTACACCGGGTTTACTGCGTTCGCTCATATTCTCCCTCATCATCGTCCAACTGACCGGGTTGCTGGTGAAGGCTAAAATAAAACTGAAAGTATAA
- a CDS encoding epoxyqueuosine reductase QueH, whose product MLKLQTPNNENKVLLHSCCAPCSSAIIECLLANDIRPTVFYYNPNIYPQEEYEIRKAEAIRYVLGLGLDFIDGDYDYQLWRLSMQGMENEPERGSRCLKCFTHRLTETARYASEHGFTLFTTTLASSRWKSLDQINEAGRRASSLYPGTTFWEQNWRKGGLQDRRNQLLKEHEFYNQQYCGCEFSMRRLETT is encoded by the coding sequence ATGTTAAAGTTACAAACTCCCAACAACGAAAACAAGGTGCTGCTTCATTCCTGTTGCGCACCTTGTTCTTCCGCCATTATCGAATGTCTGCTTGCCAACGACATCCGTCCTACCGTATTTTATTATAATCCCAATATCTACCCTCAGGAAGAGTACGAAATCCGGAAAGCCGAAGCCATCCGCTACGTCCTGGGTCTTGGACTCGACTTCATTGATGGTGACTACGATTACCAGTTGTGGCGTTTGTCCATGCAGGGTATGGAAAACGAACCCGAACGTGGCAGCCGTTGCCTGAAATGTTTCACCCACCGACTGACGGAGACCGCCCGGTATGCTTCAGAACATGGCTTCACCCTGTTCACCACCACCCTCGCCTCCTCCCGCTGGAAAAGCCTCGACCAGATAAATGAGGCGGGACGCCGTGCCTCCTCCCTCTATCCCGGCACCACCTTCTGGGAACAGAACTGGCGAAAAGGAGGATTACAGGACCGGAGGAACCAACTTCTTAAAGAACATGAATTCTATAATCAGCAGTATTGCGGTTGTGAGTTCAGTATGCGGAGGCTTGAAACAACTTGA
- a CDS encoding helix-turn-helix transcriptional regulator, whose protein sequence is MDTYSDNWNACLLFRNKQLTKQLKNYQEASVLADCSSSLLLAMSQLLRLHQHSSYGIIRDETEWQNLFTIIDWFYGGCLSEELAEYTLSSQELKLCYLVRARLCNKTVATLFNITPQSVLKTKQRIKNKLSLSAVNSLDKYIQQM, encoded by the coding sequence ATGGACACTTACAGTGATAATTGGAATGCTTGCTTACTGTTCAGAAATAAGCAACTGACAAAACAGCTGAAAAACTATCAGGAAGCATCTGTATTGGCAGATTGCTCTTCTTCTTTATTATTGGCCATGAGCCAGTTGTTACGGCTTCATCAGCATTCTTCTTATGGTATTATCAGAGATGAAACTGAATGGCAGAACCTCTTCACTATTATTGATTGGTTTTACGGAGGTTGTTTGTCGGAAGAACTGGCAGAGTATACATTGAGCTCTCAGGAACTGAAATTGTGTTATTTGGTTCGCGCTCGGCTATGTAATAAGACTGTAGCGACTCTTTTTAATATCACTCCTCAATCAGTATTGAAAACTAAACAGCGAATAAAGAATAAGCTCTCCTTATCCGCTGTAAATAGTCTGGATAAGTATATACAACAAATGTGA
- a CDS encoding glycoside hydrolase family 3 C-terminal domain-containing protein produces the protein MRKVLFGFAFAVALPLFAQQKPVYLDAAKPIEERVEDALKRLTIEEKVAMLHAQSKFSSPGVPRLGIPEFWMTDGPHGIRPEVLWDEWDQAGWTNDSCVAFPALTCLAATWNPDMSMLYGKSIGEEARYRNKTVLLGPGVNIYRTPLNGRNFEYMGEDPYLASRMVVPYVQGVQQNGVAACVKHYALNNQEINRHTTNVIVDDRALYEIYLPAFKAAVQEGKTWSIMGAYNLYKGQHACHNQYLLNDILKGEWGFDGVVVSDWGGTHDTDQSITNGLDMEFGSWTDGLSNGHSNAYDNYYLAMPYLERIKSGKVGTKELDDKVRRILRLAFRTTMDVNRPLGSILSPEHYEAARRIGEEGIVLLQNNGGVLPIDLNKAKKIAVIGENAVKMMTVGGGSSSLKVQRELSPLDGIRNRVGDKAEVVYARGYVGDATGEYNGVVTGQNLKDDRTPAELIAEAVKVAADADYVIFIGGLNKSNNQDCEDSDRESLGLPYAQDDVISALAKANKNLIVVNVSGNAVAMPWIAEVPSVLQAWFLGSEAGNSIAAVLMGDANPSGKLPFTFPARLEDVPAHSLGEYFGDRSKEVVDMKYNEGIFVGYRWADKQKKVKPLFPFGHGLSYTTFAYGKPVADKKVMSADDQISFTVTVKNTGDREGQEVVQLYISDKKSSLPRPVKELKGFKKVKLAPGEEKEVTFTIDKEALSFFDDAQHAWVAEPGKFEAVIAASAADIKGIVPFELK, from the coding sequence ATGAGGAAAGTATTATTCGGTTTCGCATTCGCTGTTGCTCTTCCGCTCTTTGCGCAGCAGAAACCTGTGTATCTGGATGCGGCCAAACCTATTGAAGAAAGAGTGGAAGATGCGTTGAAAAGGCTGACTATCGAAGAAAAGGTGGCTATGCTGCATGCGCAAAGTAAATTCAGCAGTCCGGGCGTGCCCCGCTTGGGTATTCCTGAATTCTGGATGACGGACGGACCTCACGGTATCCGCCCCGAAGTTCTTTGGGATGAATGGGATCAGGCAGGATGGACCAACGACTCCTGTGTGGCTTTTCCGGCTTTGACCTGTCTGGCCGCTACCTGGAACCCCGATATGTCCATGCTTTATGGAAAAAGCATCGGTGAGGAAGCGCGTTATCGCAACAAGACCGTCCTTTTAGGCCCCGGAGTCAACATCTACCGTACACCGCTGAACGGACGTAACTTTGAGTACATGGGCGAAGATCCATATCTGGCTTCCCGCATGGTAGTTCCCTACGTGCAAGGCGTGCAGCAGAATGGCGTAGCTGCCTGTGTGAAGCACTATGCACTGAACAATCAGGAAATCAACCGTCACACCACTAACGTCATCGTAGACGACCGTGCCCTTTATGAAATCTATCTGCCTGCTTTCAAGGCAGCCGTTCAGGAAGGCAAGACGTGGTCTATTATGGGTGCTTACAATCTGTATAAAGGTCAGCATGCCTGCCATAACCAATATCTGCTGAACGATATCCTGAAAGGCGAATGGGGCTTTGATGGCGTAGTCGTTTCCGACTGGGGCGGCACGCACGATACCGACCAGTCTATCACGAACGGCCTCGATATGGAGTTCGGCAGCTGGACGGATGGTCTTTCCAACGGGCATAGCAATGCTTACGATAATTATTATCTGGCCATGCCTTATCTCGAACGCATTAAGTCCGGTAAGGTAGGTACGAAAGAACTGGACGACAAGGTGCGCCGCATCCTGCGTCTGGCATTCCGCACTACGATGGATGTGAACCGTCCTTTAGGTTCCATACTTTCTCCCGAACATTATGAGGCGGCACGCCGCATTGGTGAAGAGGGCATTGTGTTGTTGCAAAACAACGGTGGCGTATTGCCCATCGACCTGAATAAAGCGAAAAAGATTGCCGTTATCGGTGAGAATGCCGTGAAGATGATGACCGTAGGCGGTGGCAGTTCCTCTTTGAAAGTGCAACGTGAACTTTCACCGTTGGATGGCATCCGGAACCGTGTGGGCGATAAGGCGGAAGTGGTTTACGCCCGTGGTTACGTGGGTGATGCGACAGGTGAGTATAATGGTGTGGTAACGGGGCAGAACCTGAAGGACGACCGTACGCCCGCAGAATTGATAGCCGAAGCCGTAAAAGTAGCTGCGGATGCTGATTATGTTATCTTTATTGGCGGACTGAATAAGAGCAACAATCAGGATTGCGAAGATTCCGACCGCGAAAGTCTTGGCCTGCCTTATGCACAGGATGATGTCATCTCCGCTTTGGCAAAAGCCAATAAGAATCTGATTGTTGTGAATGTTTCCGGCAATGCCGTGGCGATGCCCTGGATTGCGGAAGTTCCTTCGGTATTGCAAGCCTGGTTCCTGGGCTCTGAAGCCGGAAATTCGATTGCCGCCGTATTGATGGGTGATGCCAATCCTTCCGGTAAGTTGCCTTTCACTTTCCCCGCCCGTCTGGAAGATGTACCGGCCCACAGCCTTGGCGAGTACTTTGGCGACCGTAGCAAGGAAGTGGTGGATATGAAATATAACGAAGGTATCTTCGTAGGTTATCGTTGGGCCGATAAACAAAAGAAGGTGAAGCCCTTATTCCCCTTCGGACACGGACTTTCTTATACGACATTTGCTTATGGTAAACCTGTCGCTGACAAGAAAGTGATGTCTGCCGATGATCAGATTTCCTTTACCGTAACCGTAAAGAATACGGGTGACCGCGAGGGCCAGGAAGTCGTACAGTTGTATATCAGCGATAAGAAGTCCAGTCTGCCCCGTCCCGTTAAGGAGCTGAAAGGCTTCAAGAAAGTGAAACTGGCTCCGGGCGAAGAGAAAGAAGTTACCTTCACCATCGACAAAGAAGCCTTGAGTTTCTTCGATGACGCCCAACATGCCTGGGTAGCCGAACCGGGTAAGTTTGAAGCCGTCATTGCAGCTTCGGCAGCGGACATCAAAGGCATTGTTCCTTTTGAATTGAAGTAG
- a CDS encoding glycoside hydrolase family 30 protein translates to MNLKLPLLLGCCLFAAITACAETSASLDENAAGKKKADVYITTADRQQSFNHTAQKLSKTPAFASVITLNPKVKFQEMDGFGAAVTGSTCYNLMQMTPADRAKFLTETFSDKDGLGFSYIRISIGCSDFSLSEYTCCDTKGIENFALQTEEKEYVIPILKDILAINPTIKILGSPWTCPKWMKVNNLEEKKPFDSWTSGQLNPDYYRDYATYFVKWIEAFRKEGIDIYSVTPQNEPLNRGNSASLFMGWKEELAFVRDALGPAFKAAGLDTKIYAFDHNYNYDNMADQQQYPVKIYDDEVAAAFLTGAAYHNYGGRREELNNIRQKRPDKELIFTETSIGMWNDGRNLEKRLMEDMREVALGTVNNWCKGVIVWNLMLDNERGPWREGGCKTCYGAVDISREDYRTMTYNSHYYIIGHLSSVVKPGAVRIESRGVAEKGLMYSAFENPDGTVAFVLLNEGTSEARLTVTDGKNCVDCVVPAKAVASYRWKK, encoded by the coding sequence ATGAACTTGAAACTACCTCTTTTATTAGGATGCTGTTTATTCGCTGCCATTACAGCTTGTGCCGAGACTTCCGCTTCATTGGACGAAAATGCGGCAGGAAAGAAGAAAGCAGATGTGTACATCACGACTGCCGACCGTCAGCAAAGCTTTAATCACACTGCTCAGAAGCTCTCTAAAACTCCGGCGTTTGCATCCGTAATCACCCTGAATCCGAAGGTGAAATTTCAGGAGATGGACGGTTTCGGTGCTGCCGTGACCGGTTCTACCTGCTACAATCTGATGCAAATGACACCTGCCGACCGTGCGAAGTTTCTTACCGAAACTTTTTCGGATAAAGACGGACTGGGCTTCAGCTATATCCGTATTTCCATAGGCTGCTCCGATTTCTCACTGAGCGAATATACCTGCTGCGATACGAAAGGCATTGAAAACTTTGCCTTGCAGACCGAAGAAAAAGAATACGTAATACCTATCTTAAAAGATATTCTGGCGATTAATCCCACCATTAAGATACTGGGCTCTCCGTGGACATGCCCTAAATGGATGAAGGTGAATAACCTGGAGGAAAAGAAGCCCTTCGATTCCTGGACAAGCGGACAACTGAATCCGGATTACTATCGGGATTATGCCACTTACTTCGTGAAATGGATTGAGGCATTTCGTAAAGAAGGTATTGATATTTATTCCGTCACTCCGCAAAATGAACCGTTGAACAGGGGTAATTCCGCATCTTTATTCATGGGTTGGAAAGAAGAACTGGCCTTTGTGCGCGACGCTCTTGGCCCTGCTTTCAAGGCTGCCGGACTGGATACGAAGATTTATGCTTTCGATCATAATTACAACTACGATAACATGGCCGATCAGCAACAATACCCCGTTAAGATATATGATGATGAAGTAGCTGCCGCTTTCCTCACCGGAGCCGCTTATCACAATTATGGTGGCAGGCGCGAGGAACTGAACAATATCCGACAGAAGCGTCCTGACAAGGAATTGATTTTCACCGAAACCTCCATCGGCATGTGGAATGACGGGCGCAATCTTGAAAAGCGACTGATGGAAGATATGCGTGAAGTAGCCCTCGGAACGGTAAACAACTGGTGTAAAGGCGTTATTGTCTGGAATCTGATGCTGGATAATGAGCGTGGTCCCTGGCGTGAAGGAGGATGTAAGACCTGCTACGGTGCGGTCGATATCAGTCGTGAAGACTACAGGACGATGACTTATAATTCTCATTATTACATCATCGGCCACCTGTCGTCTGTGGTGAAACCGGGTGCAGTCCGTATCGAAAGCAGAGGCGTGGCAGAGAAAGGCTTGATGTACTCTGCGTTCGAAAATCCCGATGGAACCGTGGCTTTTGTGCTGTTGAATGAAGGAACCTCTGAAGCCAGACTGACAGTAACGGACGGAAAGAATTGCGTGGATTGTGTAGTGCCTGCCAAGGCTGTGGCATCTTATCGCTGGAAGAAATAA